From Phenylobacterium immobile (ATCC 35973), a single genomic window includes:
- a CDS encoding murein hydrolase activator EnvC family protein, with protein sequence MPTHRLILPIVVATTLAATLLAGAAYAVVSERLERLNVEQVELSREQALNMSRMARLLSVLEQIRRDPPPPLLVRPEDARDAVRAAILVRAMTPELRRQAQVYAREAGEMMRQRRLAAVESEALFTTDSLRAETAPQAASGAPPSPQSAPSRPPESLFWPVRGTVSRRYGDTLSGGGKSNGLTLSTTGVAQVVSSGAGVVQYVGPVQGWGVVVILRLAGGYHLVLAGLERSSVEAGQSVAAGQAVGVMPDSRQSLSELYLEVRDQGAPVNPETWLENRSG encoded by the coding sequence ATGCCGACGCACCGCCTGATCCTCCCGATTGTCGTCGCGACGACCCTGGCCGCCACCCTGCTGGCGGGAGCGGCCTACGCTGTGGTCAGCGAGCGGCTTGAACGCCTCAATGTGGAACAGGTGGAACTCTCGCGTGAGCAGGCGCTGAACATGAGCCGCATGGCGCGGCTGCTGTCGGTGCTCGAACAGATCCGCCGCGACCCGCCGCCGCCGCTGCTGGTTCGCCCCGAAGACGCCCGCGACGCCGTGCGCGCGGCCATCCTGGTGCGGGCCATGACACCGGAGCTTCGTCGGCAGGCGCAGGTCTACGCCCGCGAGGCCGGCGAGATGATGCGCCAGCGCCGCCTTGCCGCCGTGGAGAGCGAGGCGCTCTTCACAACCGACAGCCTACGCGCCGAAACGGCGCCCCAGGCCGCGTCGGGCGCGCCGCCTTCGCCACAGTCCGCCCCCAGCCGGCCCCCGGAAAGCCTGTTTTGGCCAGTAAGAGGAACAGTATCCCGGCGCTACGGCGACACGTTGAGCGGCGGCGGGAAGTCAAATGGTTTGACGCTTTCGACCACGGGCGTAGCGCAGGTCGTCAGTTCAGGAGCAGGCGTTGTTCAATATGTGGGCCCCGTCCAAGGATGGGGCGTGGTGGTCATTTTAAGACTCGCAGGCGGCTACCATCTGGTGCTTGCTGGACTAGAGCGTTCGTCGGTTGAAGCCGGACAATCCGTCGCGGCGGGACAAGCCGTTGGTGTGATGCCGGATAGTCGACAATCGCTTTCTGAACTCTATCTAGAGGTTAGAGATCAGGGTGCGCCGGTAAATCCGGAAACTTGGTTGGAGAATCGGTCGGGATGA
- a CDS encoding ATP synthase F1 subunit epsilon, producing MADKLHFSLVSPERELFSGLVDQVDAPGSEGDFGVLAHHAPFMTALKEGQIKVYDAGRVTTFDIRGGFADVTPDGLTVLAEHAVEAA from the coding sequence ATGGCCGATAAGCTGCACTTCTCTCTCGTCTCACCGGAACGCGAGCTCTTCTCGGGGCTCGTGGACCAGGTGGACGCCCCCGGCTCTGAAGGCGACTTCGGCGTCCTGGCCCACCACGCGCCGTTCATGACGGCGCTGAAGGAAGGCCAGATCAAGGTCTACGACGCCGGCCGCGTCACCACGTTCGACATCCGCGGCGGCTTCGCCGACGTGACGCCGGACGGTCTGACGGTGCTTGCCGAGCACGCGGTCGAGGCGGCCTGA
- the atpA gene encoding F0F1 ATP synthase subunit alpha, producing the protein MDIRAAEISAILKSQIANFGAEADVSDVGQVLSVGDGIARVFGLDKVQAGEMVEFPSAGVKGMALNLERDNVGIVIFGEDRAIREGDEVRRLGEIVDVPVGKGLLGRVVNPLGEPIDGKGPIVSDERRRVDVKAPGIIPRKSVHEPVQTGLKAIDTLIPVGRGQRELIIGDRQTGKTAVAIDTILNQKSVNALAKDDSEKLFCIYVAIGQKRSTVAQIVKTLEERGALDYTIVVSATASEPAPLQFLAPFAGCAMGEFFRDNGMHAVIIYDDLSKQAVAYRQMSLLLRRPPGREAYPGDVFYLHSRLLERAAKLNDDNGNGSLTALPIIETQANDVSAYIPTNVISITDGQIFLETDLFFQGIRPAVNVGISVSRVGSSAQIKAMKTAAGPIKGELAQYREMAAFAKFGSDLDVTTQRQLARGERLTELLKQPQYSPLTVEEQVASVYAGTRGYLDKIPTSQVRRFETDLLSHLHAEHQDLLDTIRNEKDIKSIEDRLKSVLTAFADSFA; encoded by the coding sequence ATGGATATCCGCGCCGCCGAAATCTCGGCCATTCTCAAGTCGCAGATCGCCAACTTCGGCGCTGAAGCTGACGTCTCCGACGTCGGCCAGGTGCTGAGCGTCGGCGACGGCATCGCCCGCGTCTTCGGTCTCGACAAGGTCCAGGCCGGCGAAATGGTGGAGTTCCCCTCCGCCGGCGTGAAGGGCATGGCTCTGAACCTGGAGCGCGACAACGTCGGCATCGTGATCTTCGGTGAAGACCGCGCGATCCGCGAAGGCGATGAAGTTCGCCGCCTCGGCGAAATCGTCGACGTGCCGGTTGGCAAGGGCCTCCTGGGCCGCGTCGTCAACCCGCTCGGCGAACCGATCGACGGCAAGGGTCCGATCGTCTCGGACGAGCGCCGCCGCGTGGACGTCAAGGCGCCGGGCATCATCCCACGCAAGTCGGTTCACGAGCCGGTGCAAACCGGTCTGAAGGCCATCGACACCCTGATCCCCGTCGGCCGCGGTCAGCGCGAACTGATCATCGGCGACCGCCAGACCGGCAAGACCGCCGTGGCGATCGACACCATCCTGAACCAGAAGTCGGTCAACGCCCTGGCGAAGGACGACTCCGAGAAGCTGTTCTGCATCTACGTCGCCATCGGCCAGAAGCGCTCGACGGTGGCTCAGATCGTCAAGACGCTCGAAGAGCGCGGCGCGCTGGACTACACGATCGTCGTCTCGGCGACGGCCTCGGAGCCGGCCCCGCTGCAGTTCCTGGCGCCCTTCGCCGGCTGCGCCATGGGCGAGTTCTTCCGCGACAATGGCATGCACGCCGTCATCATCTATGACGACTTGTCCAAGCAGGCCGTCGCCTATCGCCAGATGTCGCTGCTGCTGCGCCGCCCGCCGGGCCGCGAAGCCTATCCCGGCGACGTCTTCTATCTGCACAGCCGCCTGCTCGAGCGCGCCGCGAAGCTGAACGACGACAATGGCAATGGCTCGCTGACGGCTCTGCCGATCATCGAAACCCAGGCCAACGACGTGTCGGCCTACATCCCGACCAACGTGATCTCGATCACCGACGGCCAGATCTTCCTGGAAACGGACCTGTTCTTCCAGGGCATCCGCCCGGCCGTGAACGTCGGCATCAGCGTCAGCCGCGTGGGCTCTTCGGCCCAGATCAAGGCGATGAAGACGGCCGCTGGCCCGATCAAGGGTGAGCTCGCCCAGTACCGGGAAATGGCCGCCTTCGCGAAGTTCGGTTCTGACCTCGATGTCACGACGCAACGCCAGCTGGCGCGCGGCGAACGCCTGACCGAGCTCCTGAAGCAGCCGCAATATTCGCCGCTGACGGTCGAAGAGCAGGTCGCTTCGGTCTACGCCGGCACCCGCGGCTACCTCGACAAGATCCCGACCTCGCAAGTCCGTCGTTTCGAGACCGACCTGCTGTCGCACCTGCACGCCGAGCACCAGGACCTCCTGGACACCATCCGCAACGAGAAGGACATCAAGTCGATCGAAGATCGCCTGAAGTCCGTGCTGACGGCCTTCGCCGACTCCTTCGCCTAA
- a CDS encoding RNA pyrophosphohydrolase — MSDESLDQYRPNVGVVLFHRDGRVWLGQRANTPGPFNWQFPQGGVDDGEDLETAARRELAEETGAISVSLLGRTDGWIAYDFPENHGGPKAFRGWRGQKQVWFAFRFDGEDAEFDLLAHGEPEFDAWRWADLAEAPNLIVPFKRQSYETAAASFAAFALTSLRDLAGGPTAR, encoded by the coding sequence ATGAGCGACGAGAGCCTCGATCAGTACCGACCCAATGTCGGCGTCGTCCTGTTTCACCGCGACGGCCGCGTCTGGTTGGGCCAGCGCGCCAACACGCCTGGCCCGTTCAACTGGCAGTTTCCGCAAGGCGGAGTCGACGACGGTGAAGACCTGGAGACCGCTGCGCGCCGCGAACTGGCGGAAGAAACCGGGGCGATCAGCGTCAGCCTGCTTGGGCGCACCGACGGCTGGATCGCCTATGATTTCCCCGAGAACCACGGCGGGCCGAAAGCCTTCCGCGGCTGGCGCGGGCAAAAGCAGGTGTGGTTCGCCTTCCGCTTCGACGGCGAGGACGCGGAGTTCGACCTCCTCGCCCATGGTGAACCTGAGTTCGACGCCTGGCGTTGGGCCGATCTCGCCGAGGCCCCAAATCTGATCGTGCCGTTCAAACGCCAATCCTATGAAACTGCGGCCGCAAGCTTCGCGGCCTTTGCGCTCACTTCGTTGCGCGATCTGGCGGGCGGACCCACCGCGCGCTAG
- a CDS encoding F0F1 ATP synthase subunit gamma, producing the protein MSSLKEMRNRIGSVKATQKITKAMQMVAAAKLKRAQEAAQNARPYAQRMGAVIANLASGVSGDGAPKLLAGTGSDQRQLVIVMTSDRGLAGGFNSGIVRLAQRHLARLVNEGKDVRVLTVGRKATEQLRRLYGDRYLGSFEVGGSPSLTRADEIAARVLELYEAGELDTVSLIYSRFQSVVTQTPTVRQLVPAEVDATVAAPKVDLKGAAYEYEPDEGQILETLLPRNVTVQLFSAMLENQAGFFAAQMTAMDNATRNAGDMIAALTLKYNRSRQAQITKELIEIISGAEAV; encoded by the coding sequence ATGTCCAGCCTCAAGGAGATGCGCAATCGGATCGGAAGCGTGAAAGCCACGCAGAAGATCACGAAGGCGATGCAGATGGTCGCCGCGGCCAAGCTGAAGCGTGCGCAGGAAGCCGCGCAGAACGCGCGCCCCTACGCTCAGCGCATGGGTGCGGTGATCGCCAATCTCGCGTCCGGCGTGTCGGGGGATGGCGCGCCGAAGCTCCTGGCGGGCACGGGTTCGGACCAGCGTCAGCTGGTGATCGTCATGACCTCCGACCGCGGTCTCGCGGGCGGCTTCAACTCCGGCATCGTCCGCTTGGCGCAGCGTCACCTGGCGCGACTGGTGAACGAGGGCAAGGACGTCCGCGTCCTGACCGTCGGCCGCAAGGCGACCGAGCAGCTGCGCCGCCTTTATGGCGACCGCTACCTGGGTTCTTTCGAAGTGGGCGGCTCGCCGTCCCTGACCCGCGCCGACGAGATCGCGGCCCGCGTGCTGGAACTCTATGAAGCCGGCGAGCTCGACACCGTCAGCCTGATCTACAGCCGCTTTCAGTCGGTGGTCACCCAGACCCCGACGGTCCGCCAGCTGGTGCCCGCGGAAGTGGACGCCACGGTGGCGGCGCCGAAGGTCGACCTCAAGGGCGCGGCCTACGAGTATGAGCCGGACGAGGGCCAGATCCTCGAAACCCTGCTGCCGCGCAACGTCACCGTTCAGCTGTTCTCCGCCATGCTGGAGAACCAGGCCGGCTTCTTCGCCGCCCAGATGACGGCGATGGACAACGCGACCCGCAACGCCGGCGACATGATCGCCGCGCTCACTCTGAAATATAACCGTTCACGCCAGGCGCAGATCACCAAGGAGCTGATCGAAATCATCTCCGGCGCTGAAGCCGTCTAG
- a CDS encoding nicotinate-nucleotide adenylyltransferase, with the protein MKSALSAGLHLAPGMRVGLFGGSFNPAHEGHAHVAETALKRLGLDQVIWLVSPQNPLKSSRDTQSLADRMNGARALARGGRMIVSDAETRMGTQYTIDTIRALKRRYPAVCFVWLMGSDSLASFHHWRHWRQILRELPVAVVARPGSTIAAMTSPAARAFRAARRATLSAGAKAPAWTFLSGPLHSQSSSALRRALSDECKAPDPDAELC; encoded by the coding sequence GTGAAGAGCGCTCTCAGCGCAGGCCTGCATCTGGCGCCCGGTATGCGCGTGGGTTTGTTCGGCGGGTCCTTCAATCCGGCTCACGAAGGCCATGCCCATGTAGCGGAGACAGCGCTCAAGCGCCTGGGCCTCGACCAGGTGATCTGGCTGGTGTCGCCGCAGAACCCGCTGAAGTCATCACGCGACACGCAAAGCCTGGCCGACCGCATGAACGGCGCACGGGCGCTCGCGCGGGGCGGCCGGATGATCGTCTCCGACGCCGAAACACGCATGGGCACTCAGTACACAATCGACACCATCCGGGCCCTCAAGCGGCGCTATCCCGCCGTCTGCTTCGTCTGGCTCATGGGGTCGGACAGCCTGGCGAGCTTCCACCACTGGCGTCACTGGCGTCAGATCCTGCGCGAACTGCCCGTCGCCGTGGTCGCCCGTCCGGGCAGCACGATCGCCGCCATGACCTCGCCTGCGGCGCGCGCTTTTCGCGCAGCACGTCGCGCTACCTTGAGCGCGGGGGCCAAGGCGCCGGCCTGGACGTTCCTCAGCGGCCCGCTGCACAGCCAGTCCTCTAGCGCCCTGCGCCGCGCATTGTCCGACGAATGCAAGGCCCCTGACCCTGACGCGGAATTATGCTAG
- a CDS encoding S41 family peptidase — MKKYLLIGASAFILGAGSMAYVSQQAVAAAQPRAKTYKMLGLFGDVLDTVERQYVSDVDDTKLIQSAIDGMLTSLDPHSGYLDAENFDEMRDQTRGEYGGLGIEITSEDGVVKVISPMDGTPAANAGVKAGDYITAVNNESVLGLSVNDAVKQMRGKPGEAVTLTIAREKSDPFDVKIVREVIKPKSATARMDGEFGVLRIASFNEKTTDEAQAAFVELRAKNPKMKGLVLDLRNNPGGLLDQAVGVSDLFLEGGEIVSQRGRDPRDIERYNARAGDMTNGLPVVVVINSGTASAAEIVAGALQDRKRAEVVGLTSFGKGSVQTVIPLRGGMDGALKLTTARYYTPSGRSIQRTGIDPDLEVAATRDEAQTIANRSYQFSEASFRNALNADEGKKRIGAHEPAEAPPEAFDAKKDFQIARAEDVLRFGTVAATPKLPKPTARLAELLSKSKVAEVKPATPAVK, encoded by the coding sequence ATGAAGAAGTATCTCCTGATCGGCGCATCGGCCTTCATCCTGGGCGCAGGCAGCATGGCCTATGTGAGTCAGCAAGCGGTCGCCGCGGCGCAGCCGCGCGCCAAAACCTACAAGATGCTCGGCCTGTTCGGTGACGTGCTGGACACTGTCGAGCGGCAATACGTCTCCGACGTCGACGACACAAAGCTGATCCAGTCGGCGATCGACGGGATGCTGACGTCGCTCGACCCGCATTCGGGCTATCTGGACGCCGAGAACTTCGACGAGATGCGCGACCAGACCCGCGGCGAATATGGCGGTCTGGGCATAGAGATCACCAGTGAGGACGGCGTGGTCAAAGTCATCTCGCCGATGGACGGCACGCCTGCCGCGAATGCCGGCGTCAAGGCCGGCGACTACATCACCGCCGTGAACAATGAGAGCGTGCTGGGCCTCTCTGTGAACGACGCCGTCAAGCAGATGCGGGGCAAGCCCGGCGAAGCGGTCACCCTGACCATCGCCCGCGAGAAGTCCGATCCCTTCGACGTCAAGATCGTCCGCGAGGTCATCAAGCCCAAGTCCGCGACCGCGCGGATGGACGGCGAGTTTGGCGTCCTGCGGATCGCCAGCTTCAACGAAAAGACCACGGATGAAGCCCAGGCCGCCTTCGTCGAGCTGCGCGCCAAGAATCCGAAGATGAAGGGCCTTGTGCTCGACCTGCGGAACAACCCCGGCGGCCTGCTCGATCAGGCGGTGGGCGTCTCCGACCTGTTCCTCGAAGGCGGCGAGATCGTCTCCCAACGCGGGCGCGATCCGCGCGACATTGAGCGCTATAACGCCCGCGCGGGCGACATGACCAATGGCCTGCCCGTTGTGGTGGTGATCAATTCGGGCACGGCCTCGGCCGCCGAGATCGTCGCCGGCGCCCTGCAGGACCGCAAGCGCGCCGAGGTCGTGGGTCTGACCAGCTTCGGCAAGGGCTCGGTGCAGACCGTGATCCCGCTGCGCGGCGGCATGGACGGCGCCCTGAAGCTGACCACGGCGCGCTACTACACCCCGTCGGGCCGCTCGATCCAGCGCACGGGGATCGACCCCGACCTGGAGGTCGCCGCCACCCGTGACGAGGCCCAGACCATCGCCAACCGGAGCTATCAGTTCTCGGAAGCCTCTTTCCGCAATGCGCTGAACGCCGATGAAGGCAAGAAGCGCATCGGCGCCCATGAGCCGGCGGAGGCGCCGCCGGAAGCCTTTGACGCCAAGAAGGATTTCCAGATCGCGCGCGCCGAAGACGTGCTGCGCTTCGGCACAGTCGCGGCGACGCCGAAGCTGCCAAAGCCGACCGCGCGCCTCGCCGAACTGCTATCGAAGTCCAAGGTGGCCGAGGTCAAGCCGGCGACGCCCGCCGTCAAGTAG
- a CDS encoding F0F1 ATP synthase subunit delta — MADDSKVSNVGERYALALFDLANDENKVAAVEADLKSLKAAVAESAELRTLLRSPAFSAADKAKGLNAIAAAARLDSTTQKFLGLLAANGRAAVLPSIITSFEALAAKARGAVSAEVVTATALTAAQAKGVAAALRQALGKDPEIETRVDPSILGGIKVRVGSRLFDSSLRSKLDALKFALKRA, encoded by the coding sequence GTGGCGGACGACTCCAAGGTATCGAATGTGGGCGAACGTTACGCCCTGGCCCTGTTCGATCTCGCGAATGACGAGAACAAGGTCGCGGCGGTTGAGGCCGACCTCAAGTCTCTGAAAGCCGCTGTGGCTGAGAGTGCGGAACTGCGCACGCTGCTGCGCTCGCCGGCCTTTTCGGCCGCCGACAAGGCCAAGGGCCTGAACGCGATCGCCGCGGCGGCCAGGCTTGATTCCACCACGCAGAAGTTCCTGGGCCTGCTCGCCGCCAATGGCCGGGCCGCCGTTCTGCCGTCGATCATCACTTCCTTTGAAGCGCTCGCCGCCAAGGCGCGTGGCGCTGTCTCCGCCGAGGTCGTCACGGCGACGGCGCTGACCGCCGCCCAGGCCAAGGGCGTCGCCGCCGCCCTGCGGCAGGCGCTTGGCAAGGACCCCGAAATCGAAACGCGCGTCGATCCCTCCATCCTTGGCGGGATCAAGGTGCGTGTCGGCTCCCGACTGTTCGACTCTTCGCTCCGCTCGAAGCTCGACGCCCTGAAATTCGCCCTCAAGAGAGCGTAA
- the atpD gene encoding F0F1 ATP synthase subunit beta yields the protein MSEVASEAPIKKSARRAAAAKDAAPAVALGAATGRLVQIIGAVVDVEFDGHLPAIMNALETTNTDQRTGEPFRLVLEVAQHLGENTVRAIAMDTTEGLTRGQPVRDTGDSIRVPVGPATLGRIMNVIGEPIDEAGPIGTELRSPIHREAPSFAEQSTSSEVLVTGIKVIDLMCPYTKGGKIGLFGGAGVGKTVTMQELINNIAKAYGGYSVLAGVGERTREGNDLYHEMIESNVNVDPKANDGSTVGSKCALVYGQMNEPPGARARVALTGLTQAEYFRDVEGKDVLLFVDNIFRFTQAGAEVSALLGRIPSAVGYQPTLATEMGNLQERITSTNKGSITSVQAIYVPADDLTDPAPAASFAHLDATTVLSRDIAAQAIFPAVDPLDSTSRIMDPLVIGEEHYNVARQTQEILQQYKQLKDIIAILGMDELSEEDKLTVARARKIQRFLSQPFHVAEQFTNTPGAFVELADTIRSFKAICDGEYDHLPEAAFYMVGAIEEAVTKAEKLAAEA from the coding sequence ATGTCTGAAGTCGCCTCTGAAGCTCCGATCAAGAAGTCCGCGCGTCGCGCCGCCGCCGCGAAGGACGCCGCCCCGGCGGTCGCTCTGGGCGCCGCCACCGGCCGCCTGGTGCAGATCATCGGCGCCGTTGTCGACGTCGAGTTCGACGGCCACCTGCCGGCGATCATGAACGCGCTGGAAACCACCAACACCGACCAACGGACGGGCGAACCCTTCCGCCTGGTGCTGGAAGTCGCCCAGCACCTGGGCGAGAACACCGTCCGCGCCATCGCCATGGACACCACCGAGGGTCTGACCCGCGGCCAGCCCGTGCGCGACACCGGCGACTCCATCCGCGTGCCGGTCGGTCCCGCCACGCTGGGCCGCATCATGAACGTCATCGGCGAGCCGATCGATGAAGCCGGCCCGATCGGCACCGAGCTGCGCTCGCCGATCCACCGTGAGGCCCCGAGCTTCGCCGAGCAGTCCACCTCGTCGGAAGTGCTCGTCACCGGGATTAAGGTCATCGACCTGATGTGCCCCTACACCAAGGGCGGCAAGATCGGCCTGTTCGGCGGCGCCGGCGTCGGCAAGACCGTGACGATGCAGGAGCTGATCAACAACATCGCCAAGGCCTACGGCGGCTACTCGGTGCTGGCCGGCGTCGGCGAGCGCACCCGCGAAGGCAACGACCTCTATCACGAGATGATCGAGTCCAACGTGAACGTGGACCCGAAGGCCAACGACGGCTCGACCGTCGGCTCCAAGTGCGCCTTGGTCTATGGCCAGATGAACGAGCCTCCGGGCGCCCGCGCCCGCGTGGCCCTGACCGGCCTGACGCAGGCGGAATATTTCCGCGACGTCGAAGGCAAGGACGTGCTGCTGTTCGTCGATAACATCTTCCGCTTCACCCAGGCCGGCGCTGAAGTGTCGGCTCTGCTGGGCCGCATCCCCTCGGCCGTGGGCTATCAGCCGACGCTGGCCACGGAGATGGGCAACCTGCAGGAGCGCATCACCTCGACGAACAAGGGTTCGATCACCTCGGTCCAGGCCATCTACGTGCCCGCCGATGACCTGACCGACCCGGCGCCCGCCGCCTCCTTCGCCCACCTGGACGCGACCACCGTGCTGTCGCGCGATATCGCCGCCCAGGCCATCTTCCCGGCCGTTGACCCCCTGGACTCGACCAGCCGGATCATGGACCCGCTGGTGATCGGCGAAGAGCACTACAACGTCGCCCGCCAGACCCAGGAAATCCTGCAGCAGTACAAGCAGCTGAAGGACATCATCGCCATCCTGGGCATGGATGAGCTGTCTGAAGAGGACAAGCTGACCGTGGCCCGCGCCCGGAAGATCCAGCGCTTCCTGTCGCAGCCGTTCCACGTGGCCGAGCAGTTCACCAACACGCCCGGCGCCTTCGTCGAACTGGCCGATACGATCCGCTCGTTCAAGGCGATCTGCGACGGCGAGTACGACCACCTGCCGGAAGCCGCCTTCTACATGGTCGGCGCCATTGAAGAGGCCGTCACCAAGGCTGAGAAGCTGGCGGCGGAAGCGTAA
- a CDS encoding alpha/beta hydrolase — protein sequence MKTIVMTHGAFCGGWAFDGFRKAFEASGWQVIAQDLRGHGVDAAPSATAGVSMAEYAKDLADLCATLDRPPVLLGHSMGGLVAQMAARRVKLEALVLLAPSAPWGVAGSSLEEAASAVAIQMMDPFGTSAVEPDRTVMTTYALDRLADEERQRILSRLRPESAMAMRQTLSWWMDPFMTTSVGPGPLGVRALAIAGERDMVHPASTVRQTAARIGAAFETAPGMSHWLMDGPGSDAVAAQVLEWLALEARAAA from the coding sequence ATGAAAACCATCGTCATGACGCACGGCGCCTTCTGCGGCGGCTGGGCCTTCGACGGCTTTCGCAAGGCCTTCGAGGCCTCCGGCTGGCAGGTGATTGCTCAGGATCTGCGCGGACACGGCGTCGACGCCGCACCAAGCGCCACCGCCGGCGTCTCCATGGCCGAATACGCCAAGGACCTGGCCGACCTGTGCGCGACCCTGGATCGTCCGCCCGTCCTGCTCGGTCATTCCATGGGCGGGCTCGTCGCCCAGATGGCCGCGCGGCGCGTGAAGCTTGAGGCCCTCGTCCTCCTGGCCCCCAGCGCGCCCTGGGGCGTCGCCGGCTCCAGCCTTGAGGAGGCGGCCAGCGCCGTCGCCATCCAGATGATGGACCCCTTTGGGACCAGCGCGGTCGAGCCAGACCGGACAGTCATGACAACCTACGCCCTGGACCGCCTCGCCGACGAGGAACGCCAACGCATCCTGTCGCGCCTGCGCCCCGAGAGCGCGATGGCCATGCGCCAGACGCTGAGCTGGTGGATGGACCCCTTCATGACCACCAGCGTCGGTCCGGGCCCCCTGGGCGTGCGCGCCCTGGCGATCGCCGGCGAACGCGACATGGTCCATCCTGCCTCGACTGTGCGGCAGACAGCGGCCCGCATTGGCGCAGCCTTCGAGACGGCGCCGGGCATGAGCCATTGGCTTATGGATGGCCCAGGTTCAGACGCCGTGGCCGCGCAGGTGCTGGAATGGCTGGCGCTAGAGGCCCGCGCCGCCGCCTAG
- the rlmH gene encoding 23S rRNA (pseudouridine(1915)-N(3))-methyltransferase RlmH has translation MKIAIIAVGRLPRGPETDLVKLYAERASASGRALALGPVEVIEVESRKPGKAAEAQMLTPHLADSHVIACDEHGKPRASRAFAAELAALRDQGVRRLALVIGGADGLDPDLLAAAQGQLAFGPQTWPHALARAMLAEQVYRAVSILGGSPYHRD, from the coding sequence GTGAAGATCGCCATTATCGCGGTCGGACGCCTGCCGCGGGGCCCTGAAACCGATCTCGTCAAGCTCTACGCCGAGCGGGCGAGCGCTTCTGGTCGCGCCCTGGCGCTGGGTCCGGTCGAAGTGATCGAGGTGGAGAGCCGTAAGCCGGGCAAAGCCGCCGAGGCCCAGATGTTGACCCCGCACCTGGCCGACAGCCACGTGATCGCCTGCGACGAGCACGGCAAGCCCCGCGCCTCGCGGGCGTTCGCCGCCGAACTCGCTGCGTTGCGCGACCAGGGCGTGCGCCGCCTAGCCCTGGTGATCGGCGGCGCCGACGGCCTCGACCCAGATCTCCTCGCCGCCGCCCAAGGTCAACTTGCCTTCGGACCCCAGACCTGGCCCCATGCCCTGGCCCGCGCGATGCTGGCCGAACAGGTCTATCGCGCGGTCTCCATATTGGGCGGATCGCCCTATCATCGCGACTGA
- the rsfS gene encoding ribosome silencing factor translates to MNPDPAPSAQDDQAESVRSSFDTQATTPQHRGDMGPLEDLILGRLEDDQAQDVVFIDLKGKSAVADALIVASGRSHRHVGAIADHLLRALKENGYGRARVEGMPHCDWVLIDTGDVVIHLFRPEVRSFYNIEKIWSVDSPGHRTDVSPTLRS, encoded by the coding sequence CTGAACCCCGACCCTGCGCCGAGCGCGCAAGACGACCAGGCTGAATCCGTCCGGTCATCCTTCGATACCCAGGCGACTACGCCGCAGCACCGCGGTGACATGGGCCCCCTGGAAGACCTGATCCTCGGCCGCCTGGAAGACGACCAGGCCCAGGACGTTGTTTTCATCGACCTGAAGGGCAAGAGCGCCGTTGCAGACGCGCTGATCGTGGCCTCTGGCCGCTCGCATCGCCATGTCGGCGCGATCGCCGATCATTTGCTGCGCGCCTTGAAAGAGAACGGCTACGGCCGCGCACGTGTCGAGGGCATGCCGCACTGCGACTGGGTGTTGATCGACACCGGCGACGTGGTCATCCACCTGTTCCGACCGGAAGTTCGCTCGTTCTATAACATCGAGAAGATCTGGTCCGTCGATAGCCCCGGCCACCGCACGGACGTCAGCCCGACTCTCCGCAGCTGA